CTTCAATTTAAAAAATGTATACCCTATGACTAGCCATTAGAGATCAACAATATGTTAATTGTATACAAGTTGCTCAATGGCACTGCGATATTATGTGGGCTGTTAATCAAAACAAAAGTAAACAAGAATATTGATAAATAGAAAAACCTGTGTATATTTCATGAGcaaattatatactccctccgacccatattacttgtctcaaatttgcccaaatatggatgtatctatgtttaaaaagcgtctagatacatgtaatattttgaccagtaatatgggtcggagggggTACAACTTTTTATCCATGCCGGATGATTCACTTTGTCCAGgttagtacggagtataatATTATTACAAGGAACAAGATACAACAAGCTGTCTTTTAGACATAGGTAAAGTCAAACTTTTGAATTCCGAATACCAATATATTCAAAAACCAAAGTTCAGTTTCTGCTAGCATGTCAAGGACATGTGATTTGGATTGGATACTTAAAATCATGTGCATAAATTTGTCTCTTAAATTACTTTCTCAATAcacaattttgttttgttatgaTAAAAAATTAGTGTTATGTTTTGGAGACTTCCAATACGACACCTTTCAGGTAATATGAGGACCAGTCTACAGAGGAGGATCTATCGGGATGAAGCAGCATAGGTTGTGGGCATGGTGACTTTGTTGATGGGTAAAGTCAATATAACAAAGTACAGACCTACTGGGAAATTCTCTATGGTGAAAAGATAGTAGAGAACTCCAGAAAATAATAGATGGAGAATGTTTGACGTATTTGCATCAGCAAGATCAAAAATATTTCAAGGTCAAAATTTCAAGATCTCGAACGTTTGGTCAGCATATGCAAATTTCTTACCGCCAATGTAGACTGTTAGTCTCAAAGCCCAAAGCATTGATTTGAGAAAATAATCCGAGAAATCCTGGCTTGTCAGACTGACTTTCAGAATTCTTGAAGAAACTCCTTGATATTCCAGCGAAACGTATGTTGTACTTCACAAAGAGCTGTAAACATCACATACAGAATATTTCAGTGGCAAATATTATCTCATAGTTTTGTTCTTTTACAGAAATATACCTCGGTAATAGCTTTCTGACACTTCAGCGTTTCATGATGAGAGCTACAGAGAAAAGAATTAGCTTTAGTACATTGATATCGATCAGGTGCCCTGTTTGACAAAAACATACCGTATGCTTCTCTTTCCCCTATTTTTTGGGTGCCAAATATTGATATTCTTTTGTGAGATATACAGCGAAACATATTGATAGTTCTAAACTGTCAGAAATGATAGGAGAAACCTAGAGTACTTGCCAATTACCTTTCCAAAATTCCCATGATAAATGAAGAGAGGGAAATAGAATCCTACATTTAACAAAGTTAATGCTATCAACATTATTGCGATGACTTATCTATAAACCATACAAACTGTGAATAGACATACAGTGGTCAAGTGTCTCAAGACAGTCTGTGATGCAAGAATGCTGCAAGAACCAAGCACCACATGTTCAGGGGCTTTCAAGTCGCGCAAATTCTCGGTCAGGATGAGAACACAACTAGAAATTAGAGAAGGCCAGCGCTTCAGCAATTTTGTTAGAGATCTTCCAGCATACCTGCATTGAAAGAATTTAGAAAAATGGAAACATCGCCAACAAACTAAAGTAGGCCATTGCAGCATGGCCACACAATCCTTTGATCAAAACTTCATTTTATGTGACAAGGTCCTAGTTAATATCAGTGAAACAAAGACATTGAACAAATCAGTATCCAGAACTGCATGCTGTTCACATTACAAAATAGAGAGAAAAATAAGTACTCTAGTCAGAATGCACACAACAGTTTTTCCAGTTAATATGGCAATATTCAAATGGTACGTACTAAATCCTAAACAAAAGTTGCAGCTATATGGTCACATATAATACATACagtgagagagaaagaaagagaactTACGAGCGAACAGTTTCGTAGTTGTGCAGCGAGAGATCTAGGAGATCAGTCACCAAATTAATCATGACACTAGATGGAGATACATCAGCATTTGTACGGTATCTGTGGTATGATGATTGTGCACATCTCCACGTATTATGAAGGTGTGCTTTATCAACAAGTGCCCATCTAGGcctaaaagaacaaaaaaattaacttCGATCACAATCAATGGAGTGGGATCATACTACAGAAAACAGGACAGACATACCTCTTTTTGCCTTGAGCGTGAAATGGAACAATGAAGTTGCATCGAGGCTCAATGATGGCAGCAGACTCTAATTTCCAAGCCTGAACATGACTTGCCCATTCTTCATACTCCAAGCTACCTACAGCAGTACACTGTCACATAAACAGTCAAAAGTAATGAACATGAGTTTTTAAGCATAGCTACCATACCATAGTTCACCAAAGCATCAATCACGCGTACTACAAGTGCTAGGAGAATACTATCATCAGTTCTTTCCTTTAATAGGTACCTGTATAAAGAAACGTAAATGCTGATACAATAAATTAGCAAAGGATGAGAGAAAATAAGCTTCAAAAGGATTAGCTAGTAAACTCGaataaagtaaaaataaatgtTGACCTGCAAGCAACGTGCACAAATTCTGCAGCCTTTTCACGCATTTCTGAGCTGCCAACAGTGCTACCAGAAGATCCCGCAATAAAGAAATTGGATTCTACTACCTTGGACTTGTCATCTTTATATGATGGACGCATTTCAGGTAAGCACGACATAACACCCTGCAATGCAGAATGAATGCGCAATAGTGTTACTTTTAGGTGCTCCTTCTCATCTCCTGCCAAAGTAGAACAAAACAACCAAATATCAAGGGGACACTTACAGAAAGAGGACTAAAAGAGAAAATTAAGCACACAATTTAATTATTAACATAGATTGGTGTAATCAGCCTCCTGACAAGATAGATCAGCGTACAGAGACTAACATATGAACATACATGTACTGATTCTTCTATACAGAAATCCTGTGAGCAATTAGTACCCTCTACATGCACAACCAAACTAGAAAAGCATACAGGACTGCCTCCGAGGTCAGAActagaatatatatatacctgtCTCAGAATGAACTTTCGCCTGGCAGATAGTCAAAAGTTCTTCCAAAGCTGACTGAAAATGGAACCCTAATAATTCATTTGCAAAAGAGAGTTCATCTTGGCTGGGATCATGCCACTTTGGAGGGAAGTTAAGCATTTCAAGCTCCCTGTCTGGATGAGCTTTTGAACAACCCCATGGTTCAATAATATTAGCAATAGGATGACAAGAAAATGGCCTACAAAAATAGAAGGAATTCATTGGATAACTTCTTCTAAATGAAGAAAACAGTAAAGTACATATAAGCTCAACTTACGTATACTGATCTACTGGATAATATGACACCAGGCTTCCTAGCAAAGAGCGCAGGAGATGATCACCAGCTCCGTTGACCTAGTTGttccaaagaaaaaaggaaatccATCATTCAAAATGTAGTATATAATGGGTATACTGTCTATCCAAATGTATGAAAGGTAGAGGAAATATAAACCTTCCATGAAGGGGCCTGGAATGCAGATGTTATTATGTGCTTCAATTCTTCTCTATAGTTGAGTAAGACAGGACCGGCATAACTGATGGATATAGCCAAAACCCTTAGATAGTAATCCAATGCTGTTTCCAGAGCAGGAGAAAGTGTAGCCTGCATGTGCATCCAATGCAACTGGTGTGTGATGCATGTAAGAGCTCTAACAATAAATATCTTATGTTTTGAACAAACCTTAGTAGCCACACTGTTAGAAACTTCTCTTCCAACATAACCTGTTGTTGGAGTGTCTTCAAAAGAAGACATGATTGTCATTAAGATAGGCCTTACAAGATAGACTGAAGCCTCCTCGGGATAAGAATGGATGCAGGCACAACAAAGAAGTCCAACTTCTGAAGTAGCACCAGGAAGGATATTTGCATTGACGAACTTGGCAATTTTCTTAAGGGACTGTCAATTGGAAATGCAGGAAGCATGAGCATGACAGGAATTTTGCATGTTTAAGCCATTTGAATTCAAGACAAGGAGGTGGAGACTGGAGCTTTTAACTAAAGTGCAGTACCTGATTAAATAAAGGTTTTGATAACTTTCCCAAAAGTATTTCTAGCATGCAAAAATAGTGTGGGCTGTCCTCAACGAGAAAAGTTCCAGACATGATTGAGCTTTGGTAACCCTCAGTACTGCCAAATCCAAATGAAAAAATGTCATTTACCTTGTTCTGAAAAAGAATACAGTAGTAGTAATCATAATTCAAATAAAGGAGACAGCTTACATGGGACTACTAGATTCCAAATTCTGAAGCACGGAAAATAGCCGACAAAAGAATTCGTCTAGCCAATCTGATAGAACGGAGGATTGGAGGAAGGCAGGCACATCATCACTAACACCAACTGTAGCCAGCTATCAGCACCAAATGATAATTAGCCAAACAATACACACCATCACCATAAAAACAGTTTTGCGCAGACAAGGTAGAAAAGACTTACATTTgaaaagatggacccaattaACTGCATCGTAGCTATAGTTTTAGGTGGGTCATTGGCATCCATACCAAGCAATGCATTTGAAAGGGAGGTGACGATAAGATCATTGAGTGTATCAACGGTGCTATTGTCATCCAACTCAGATGAACATACAGAACTAAGAAGAATTGCACGTCCAGAAAATGCAACAGATGTGACGGCATTCTTTAATTGGTGGGTGGCAGTAGTCTGTCAGAAAAAATAAGGCTGTTAGGTTGCTTTACAGAAAACGACTCTTGTAGGTAGCAACGACAGCCAAGCTctacaaaaataatactccctccgacccatattacttgtcaaaatattacatgtatctagatgctttttaaacatagatacatccacattTGGGCAAAtatgagacaagtaatatgggtcagagggagtatcacaTATGCTGCATAAATATTGTAAAACTTACTGTCTCTAAGGCTAGTTGGAAGTTTTTTGCAACAAACGGAAGCACCAAGGATGGCTCAACATAAGTCAGGATTGAAGTTGCAATGGATACTGTTTCAGCAAGAGAGTCGTCCTTGCTATACTGACCACGATCCAGTAATTTCAAAAGTACTCTGACAAAAATAGCTCTCTCTTCCTTTCCAAGACAAAACTGTTCAATTTTGTCATCCACTGTGTCACTGCAGTGAAAATATCGAATCGGATGAAAATGTAGGCAATAAGAAGATCCTTTAAGCTGAAGCCCAAGTTCAGATTGGTCCCTTACAATTGTTCATCTTGAAGGCGTCTTTCAAAGTAAAAAACAAGATAACGCAAAAAACGCTCCAATGAGTAAGTCCAACGACCCCCATTTGATGGATGATAGAACCTAACACCAGGAAGACACAAGTTAAAACCAAATGAAGAGCCAGTAAACAAGCAAAAGAAAGTACAGAGAACAGAACACAAACTGTTCTAGAAAATTTATGAGCTTCTCAAATTGCCCCAGTGCCAGACTTTTAGGCTTCAAAAGGTACACCTGCaacaaagaacaaaattaacaCAAGTCCAAACTTGCTTTCCTTAAACAGTGGAACAAGCTGACCTGTTTAGAAAATATTGTAATGTAGCATATATATGTTTCCTTTGGAAAGTTTGTTCCATATGAACTAAACCGAGAAGGATGGTAACACCATCTTCAGTGGAATATACAAAACTTTGTACTAGCTAATCAACTACACAAGTGATTAAAATCATAAATGGCCACATTACTAGTGAATAGTTTATTACCATACCAAAAACATAAAATATTAGAGGCTGAAGTGCAAAAATTATCTTCCATAAGCCTGtcagatgaagaaaaaaagttgaagGGATACAAATAACTTACAACAGACTTTGCAATTGCCTTGGTAGGTGATCTGGTCTTACTGGAGAATAAAAATCTTGTGTTCCTAGGCACCTCCACTGGAAAGGGGTATGACCCATTCCCACTCGATATAGGAACCTAACCACAAAGACAGAAATATATCAATGTATTTGCAAAGAAATTATTTAATCCTTTTTCAATGGATTTGCCATGTAGTGGTACTTTAAATCTGATGGTTGAATAACATAAGACAAGCTTTTGTAATGTATCGTTGATATAAATATTGTTTGGTATTCACATAACAAACCTAAGTATTAATAACATTTGGCATATATCAATACGACGAAAGAAAAGACAGACAGCTTGACTCAGGTTGTCAAATTTTATGAGATCCAAGAAAGCATTATAGTCGCTTTAGTATTCTGAAGAGAGCACTATAGTACTTCAGGAGTAGGCTGTAGTGCACAAAGTGTGGTTGGTACTACACTGTGGTTGTTCCAGCGCTCCTGTGCTATAGCATTCCAGCGCATGCACCTTTATTTTGGCCAAAAACAGTCACCAGAAAGCCGTGAATCTAGTAATGATACATGGACCTCCATACCACTGAATAGAATGTAATGGCCTTTGTTTCAAAGCGCTAGCAATTTGAATTTTCAGGCAGATACAAAGACTGCAGACAAGATATGGTCAAGCCTCTAAGACAAGGAAAATTGTTTACCATTATTCCTCCTTGAATGTATTTTAAGAAAGTAGAAGATATTTTGTTCAGGGGAAATCGTCACAAAACAAACATTTCTTGATGTGATTTTGTACTTGTCTTTCCAATCATTACCTTCACTTGGTCCTCACCGTGTAATTTTTtccattatttattttttaatgtaAATAAGTAGTAGTTCCTTTGTTTGGGAGAAAGCATCAGAAAAGTGAATGACCAGTTATTCTATAGATGTTTGAAGAATGATAATTTCGGTATATCTGATATCAACTTGTATCGACGTAACCTTATTGGCATAATACTTTGGAAATTTACTTTAAAATCGTCCGGAGCATATAACTTTGTATGTTTTCCAAACAGGAGCAAGCTGCATCATCTATATCGCCAATGCCTATTGTAGAAATACTACATTATGATTCCACCACCTCTGTACAAAACCTCATTCCACCTTCATGCAAGAGTGAAATACTTGGAtggaatctgacatgcaaaAGTAAATCAAACTAGTAACAGCTTAATCTGTTTCAGGAAAAGTAGCATCTTAATTTCAACGAACGAATATTTCAATCCCCACGAGAACATGAGCGACAGAAAATACAGTTACTTGTAACGCTTCAATAGGTACTGCCATGTTTGCTTTTCATCAAGCATACAAAGAATTAAAACAACCCTCCAATTTGCTGACAGCAATGACAGTTCAACCTACACCTGGGGCAACTCTAAGTACTCCTTGAAAAAAGAGCTATGAAAATGTTTTTGGCACTATCCAATCTAACCCTTCCCTGAAATGTATATCCAAGTCCATGTGTTCAGCAAGCTCAAGGTCATTGCACGGTTCCTCCTAATCGAACACCGGAATAAACTGGGCAGTCTGGGCATACAATGGACTGACATTGAAGACATTGGACAGATGATACTGCACAGGCGCAGCAACTTCGAAGAGAAGTTCATGGCAATATTTTACAACTATTGTGTGGTATATATGGAAACAGCTAATGCGAAGATTCTAGACAATGTCACAACAAGTGTTAGATCCTGGAAATGTCTTTTTAGGAGAGATCAGTTTGCAATCCTTTAGACTTAGGGAGAGTTTAGGGCTCTCCATATTAGCTGGGCTGATTATGTTGCctaattctttcttctccctGACAATAGCTGTTTATGCATTCCCATACCCTACCTTGTATATGTTTTCACTATATTAAGAAAACCTATCAGGGCCTTTCCTGCAATCTTCCCATTGAAAAAGGTACCTGAGAATTCAAGCTGAGAGCCATGACATACCTCAAACATGTTCAAGTATCTTGTAAACAATAGAGGCAGAAACGTCTCCCATTCAACGGATCTGGATTTTTTTATACAACGTGCTATGATGGAAGCCCATTGGATATCCCAGAAGTTACAATTTGTGACTGAGTCCCAAATGTCAAGGCATTGTGCAATCCAATCACTATAAAACAGTGTCAAAGTTAGTTACAGAAATAGATGTTCAGTAACATAAGGGACAGAAGCTTATTGATCAGAATTTGCCCACGCCAATTACATCGTAAAGTGATCTTGGTTCCATATGTTTGCAGGAAGAAACAGCCTAAGGAATCCAACACCTTCAAATGCTGAGTTATGCCATGGATTTTCCAGCAAGGGCCTGTGGTTCCAATACAGTATCAGGTAAGGAAGTTCAATTTTGGAAGAACATTGCCAAGCAAAAATTTCCAGTTATGGTGAAAggaacaaattaacacatttTGTGCTAGTTTCCAAATTTAAACAATACTAGTAGTGTGGATAGCAACAACATTGATTACAACACTGCAAGGAACAAAAAGAGTGCAAATATAACACAAGTCTCAAGCTGCTTTTTTTGGATGTTCCCTATTGAGCATATCATGGAAAAGAAATGGTAGGAATTGCAATATTTGTCCCCGAAACTAGCACAAGCATGAGATCTAAGCCCCTAATCTATGCACAAATGTAGCACTTGGAAGTGCCTAGAAATGGAATATGATATCACGggttccaacttccaagccTGCATGGGCGAGGTACTTTCCCTAAAGTTGCATATACTCTAGCATTTCCCATGTATGCGTAGTTGAATCACTTAAGCCCCAAAACTGGCCCAACACTAGGCACCATTTCTTCATGAATAAACTGTTTCAGAAGATATAGTAAGGTTTGTGGTAGCTGGTTAGAAAAGATTGCATCCTTACATTTTGTCTACATTCATTGAGATAAGATTGCATCAACTATTTGATTAGGTGTCACCCTTAGGGGATAAAATCTCCTAAAAGATATGATTTGTTAGTTAGTTAGTTTGCCATGATTGCTAGCAAAGTCTCAATTAAACAATGCATGCACGTACTTCTGGCCTTCTGGTCAATGAAAGAAATaatcaaaaaaataaaggtTATCTAGTTTCTCTCTGTTCATGGGCTGGTCGATCAAACAAGATGAGTTCCAGCTTGGATTTTGACAGAGTTTTTTACCAATTCACATTTTCACCGGATAGAATGCCAAGGAATTAAAAATATCAAAGCGGCAAGAAAACAGCAGTATGTGGGGCCAAGCAGAAGCTGCCGAACCTGAATTCAGACCAAACCTCAGCAGCTGCACCTTCAGGAAAGAAAGTTCTAGAGGCACGCACCAAGGATGTGATGGTCTCGAAGTGTTGCTGTCTTACTTTCCAGCCCTCAGGGCCCATGTTTCTGAAACAAACATGGCAGTCTGTTATTTCTGGTACTTCTTTCAATGCCAGAAAAAGTGTGTTCAAAACTGTACCTCTTGAAATGGGTCCTTATCAATGTCTCATAAAGTGGCCTCCATTGCACATCAAGTGAAAGCCTCTTCACGTGCTTTTTGAGAAGCCTGATGAGCAAACCTCCCCATTTTATCTGGTTACCAATTATGTACCAAGAAAAATGTGGATATCACCAAAGAGCAAAACATCTTAACCACAGATAGATGAATAATTGCAGAACATTACCTGAACAACAAACTTATTCTGTGATGCATGAAATACTGCAAACCCAAGCTCTACAAGAGCATGGATGTCCTCAGGAGCAACATCACTCTTTGCTTTGATAAAACTAAATCCATAACAAAATCAAACATTAACATTAGTTAAATTCCTATGAACAGCAATCCTGGTTATTTGCCAAATCAGACATTAAACATTTTGTCATAAATCATCCAAAACCCATTAGGGGGCACTAGATGCACTTTCCAGGTTAGCCACTAACAAATAGAATCGAATCATAAAtaattgctactccctccattccggTATATGGGGCTGTTCTTGTTTTTCACCATAACCAAGACGTGGCCTCGTTTAGTGCTAGAAGCACCTGGCCTCCCTCCGCTTTCACCATAATTACCACATGCAACTACCTAGCGCTGGATTGGAGGAGAGGAAGCAAGACGTGGCTATTTTCTCGGGAAGGAGGACCGTGTAGGTTAGCTTTTCCCTTAATTAAATCAAAATCAATGCCTACTTATTCCCAGAATTAAAGCAAAGTAGTTTTTACGAGGATGGGATGCGCTGGATCGCTTCGAACGACGGAAAACGGGAGATCGGCCCCATAATCTGAAATCAGGATTTCACAGAGAACAGCCCGGTATACCGGAACGGAGGGGGTACCTTCTTAGCAATAGGATCTTATGACTACCTAATATGATGTTATTCAGTAATTGCATGGTACGACCAGATGCCCCCTAGTACCTATCCCTAACAAACATACTATGCCACTTCGGGTAATGCTGGTTAGGCAAACGGGGTTGTCATAAACCACCACATTGCCAGCATTAATTTCCTTCTGTAATCTCGTGTGAAAAATGCAGACTGCCCCTATGTTTCTTGTTCTGTAAGTTTGGCAAACACCAAGGCTCTccatcacatgcatgcagaacCTACTCAATCCATCTTAATGCGACCACTACTTCATTTGTATGCATTGTCACTTGGAACGTTAGAGAAGATAGTGGCTAAATGAATTGGTCGAACAATATATAGATGCAAGTACAACTGCCACCATTGTGGCATTTGGTACACAACACTGCACGAAAGTCCTCTTATCAAAGTACACCACCATTTCCTCCGCTAGGGGGTGGAGGTATGTGCTTACATGCATTTATTGGCAGAAAATAGGCGGTAGGGAagttggcaaaaaaaaagttagtgATATGATGTGCATTTAGACCCCACAAGCCCCTTGATCTCAGTTGACCAGCTTCTATCAATCTAGTCCCGACTCCAAGATCATTTTGCAGCCACGGGTGGCCCACCAGGTACTGCTTAGTAACTTTTTAGAAAACCATGGATAAGTTAAGGTTGTGTGACTTTGAGAAGAAAGAGCATATGGGCATTATACATTTTCAGGGGAGAAGAATTGGAATTGGAGTGGTGGAAACTCACAAAGTGGACGTACTACAAAACTAGGCAAGTGGCCACATGCATTGATACTAACTTCATCAACATATTCACGGATAAACATGTTAGAATAGCATTTAGATAATAGTTATCTCTTTCCAACCTTATATCTTATTATCTTTACAAATATATAAAATTTAATCTGACTTCTGTTTTCCAAACATAAGGGAATGTTTGTTCACTTTGTTGAGAGTTACACAAGAGGATGTTCTGTTGGTTGAGAAAATAAAGGAGCAAAATATCATAAAGTAGAAAGCTACCATATCTAGGTGcaccaaaaagaagaaaaggtatGTTCAATTTGTTGAGAGTTGCTCCagagtttattttgtttgttgagcAAATAAATGGAAGAACCAACTCCACGAAGAAAAGATGGCATAAGAGGGCTGACGGATCTGCGCACTTCCTTTGTATGAGAGGGTGAGGTTGGCAACATTCCCATTATTTATTTACACTAGCAAATACCCACGTATTGCTATGGAATAAAAAGAATGCATTACATGTTTAACGAGAATGTTGTGCTATCATATGTTATGATATCAAATCAAACAATCCAACCTGCTATcttactcttataaagatgTCATTCGGTGGTGATAGTCTGTCCACCAACCCTTCAGATGTGAGTTTTCAATTCGTTACAAATGGATGAAATGGTGCTCATGTTTGCTACCAAAAGTGGGGTAGCTTTACTATAAGTGTCACTATACTAATCTTCGCatagaaaaaaattgcaacaaaTTTCGGATGCAGTAGTAAATGAACGAGCATGTTGCATAGGCTAAGTTTGGGCAATACACTGGGGCTTTAGGTggtctaatttgttttattattaaTAGAACCTTGTTGAGAAGTCTAAATAAATGGCTTGAAGGTGATGGACCGCCACCACCAATTGACATCCCTATCTCTATAATACTCCTATAGGACTAGAGATGTACATATATCATATGATAGTAAAGCTTTGAAAACATTTTAGTGGCATTTTGTTGAGCAATTCTTTGGAGTGGCATTTCATCATAGCATTGTTTCTTTACTGCCATTTTATGGAAGATCTCCAAATTCTGTTTGTTGGCTTATTACTTGTATGACATGAGCCTTGTGACAAGTGTTTTACCCTGCCCTTTCTTGTATGCATGATTTCTTTGTCTGAATGAAAGGTTGCTCTCTTCACAAAGCCATCAACAGCTGTTTTCGAAAATCACCAGTTAGCTGTCCTGATTCTCCAAAATCTCCGTGAAAGACTCTTTGTTTCATTGGTGAGATGAACCGTATCTCCAAATCGCCGACATAGCCAAACAGGCACCAAGAGTGGATGCTTGAGATTAGTGCAGCCAACGATTCCCCCACCCAAAGGCAATCACGTCACGCCAACGAGAAGTCTGCACTCAGCTAAACACTGAACCCCTCCTAAATCTtccccgcagcagcagcagcagcagcaaaacaacaacaacaacaacagaggAATCGTAGGAACCTTCCGAGCAAATCGAATCGAATCGAATCGGTACGGATGGAAGGGTTCGAGATAATTACAGGTCGAACACGGAGATCCACTTGAGCGTGGCGTAGGCGGAATCGGGGTCGGCGGGGCGCCACGCGTCCTTGGCTGAGCGCACCGCGCCGGCGAACGCCGCGGCCTCCCCCCGCGCAGCATCAGCCACCGCCGGGGGCAGCCACGCGTTGTAGAGGTGCATCCCCCCACTCTGCCCGTCGGATCGCTGCTACGGGTTTGTGAGTCGAAGCGGAAATGGGTGGTAGGTTAGGGGTTGGGTTTAATAGGGAGGGTATTTATGGGTGGCCGCGTTCTTTCTTCGCCTCCAAGACGAGCAGGGGAGGGAGACGACGACCGAGAGGCCGGAGGGCGACTACGGCGACCACGGTGCTTTGCGTCTGCTCCACTGGCAAGGCAAGGCAGGCTGTATCACTGACGCAGGCCTGGTGGTGGGTGGACTGGGTCTACGGTGGACTGCTCGAGTTTTTTCTTATTCTATGCTCTGAATATTTCCGGGTGCAATTAATTGTGCACTCTCTTTGAACCGCAGATCGAATATAGTAGTAGGGCTGGAACCGAGAGTAAATTGAAGTTGTTTGATTACTCCGGCCGCTCGTTGTTTTTCGAAACCGATTCCTTTCCGACTCGATCCATTGATCAAGAAGAATAGAGTTGTCCAGTTAATTACGAAATaccgagaaaaaaaactaacaaatGTCCATAGCGCTCGTCATGAAACATGACCACACTAAAGATCAAACTGTCCGACCCGGCCATCCACACTCAGTCAACACGCGCAGCCGAAAGAAGATAGTTGTTGATGTTGCATGCAGAAGTTACTGTCGTCAGACAAACACTTCTCCTGATCTGGCGACTCTGACTTCTCCTACTAATGTCCAAGAACGAGGTCTCTACCTCGGCAAATACGCAAGCTCACGTCGGGCCATGCAGTCGGCCGTCCTCGCAAGCGAACGTAAAACATCAATTCTAACGGCGGCTCATT
This is a stretch of genomic DNA from Brachypodium distachyon strain Bd21 chromosome 1, Brachypodium_distachyon_v3.0, whole genome shotgun sequence. It encodes these proteins:
- the LOC100845882 gene encoding proteasome activator subunit 4 isoform X1; translation: MHLYNAWLPPAVADAARGEAAAFAGAVRSAKDAWRPADPDSAYATLKWISVFDLFIKAKSDVAPEDIHALVELGFAVFHASQNKFVVQIKWGGLLIRLLKKHVKRLSLDVQWRPLYETLIRTHFKRNMGPEGWKVRQQHFETITSLVRASRTFFPEGAAAEVWSEFRPLLENPWHNSAFEGVGFLRLFLPANIWNQDHFTIDWIAQCLDIWDSVTNCNFWDIQWASIIARCIKKSRSVEWETFLPLLFTRYLNMFEVPISSGNGSYPFPVEVPRNTRFLFSSKTRSPTKAIAKSVVYLLKPKSLALGQFEKLINFLEQFYHPSNGGRWTYSLERFLRYLVFYFERRLQDEQFDTVDDKIEQFCLGKEERAIFVRVLLKLLDRGQYSKDDSLAETVSIATSILTYVEPSLVLPFVAKNFQLALETTTATHQLKNAVTSVAFSGRAILLSSVCSSELDDNSTVDTLNDLIVTSLSNALLGMDANDPPKTIATMQLIGSIFSNLATVGVSDDVPAFLQSSVLSDWLDEFFCRLFSVLQNLESSSPITEGYQSSIMSGTFLVEDSPHYFCMLEILLGKLSKPLFNQSLKKIAKFVNANILPGATSEVGLLCCACIHSYPEEASVYLVRPILMTIMSSFEDTPTTGYVGREVSNSVATKLHWMHMQATLSPALETALDYYLRVLAISISYAGPVLLNYREELKHIITSAFQAPSWKVNGAGDHLLRSLLGSLVSYYPVDQYTPFSCHPIANIIEPWGCSKAHPDRELEMLNFPPKWHDPSQDELSFANELLGFHFQSALEELLTICQAKVHSETGDEKEHLKVTLLRIHSALQGVMSCLPEMRPSYKDDKSKVVESNFFIAGSSGSTVGSSEMREKAAEFVHVACRYLLKERTDDSILLALVVRVIDALVNYGSLEYEEWASHVQAWKLESAAIIEPRCNFIVPFHAQGKKRPRWALVDKAHLHNTWRCAQSSYHRYRTNADVSPSSVMINLVTDLLDLSLHNYETVRSYAGRSLTKLLKRWPSLISSCVLILTENLRDLKAPEHVVLGSCSILASQTVLRHLTTDSISLSSFIMGILESSHHETLKCQKAITELFVKYNIRFAGISRSFFKNSESQSDKPGFLGLFSQINALGFETNSLHWRYNLMANRVLLLLILASRTEPGIYSRILAETAGHFLKNLKSQLPHSRMLSISALNTLLQGSPHKTSVEDSQPLDHPEECNMLATGEILSNIIQEEGFMNDTLNSLSHVHIVSDNDGSSKASYGASSFQSGSDKAITYFYFDFSASWPCTPSWISLVGGGTFYSSFARIFKRLIQQCGMPVMSSLQNVLEEFLSSKERSRQCVAAEAMAGMLHSDVTGNLESSSNWLMLQLQKIVLAPSVESVPEWAACIRYSVTGKERSGTRAPVLRQKVLDCLCTAVPQSVATSVLFKRYSFLSVALIEISPRKMSPEEEQYHAKILNELLDSMSHSSAQVREAIGVAMCVACSNVRLSGLSGPACSPGELCGDVSMAEQSGNEHWSKRLTDGATELSVSIQNNIQSKQLDLASDSGAENGLDNKDEADAKRMETIFHFMIASLKSGRSSVLLDVIIALFYPVLSLQETSNKDLSLLAKSAFELLKWQILRRPFLETAVMAILSSVNDPNWRTRSSLLSYLRTFTYRHTFILSGSEKSQIWQTIEKLLVDNQVEVREHAAGVLASLMKGIDKDLSKDFRDRSYAQALRILDTRRRTPKLVHSVATIHGAVLALTASVLSVPYDMPSWLPGHVTLLARFIREPSPIRSTVTKAVAEFKRTHADTWSIQKDAFTEDELEVLRDTSSSSSYFA